The following proteins are co-located in the Pyrobaculum calidifontis JCM 11548 genome:
- the ccsA gene encoding cytochrome c biogenesis protein CcsA, whose product MDLLHLAILASALALSPLLRPPAGPVLFIASFLYYLYNFAKAHPTPWEAATAALANPAGIVYLLALPSAALALTNHRLAARLATAAAAAYLLASAPPLEAGPWLDPRFSSPWAPLYYAALFAGYGLMLSGAVHGRGFYAGWVLASAGLLFGAVWSYYTFGWGGYWAWDPAQTAHLAAWLAATAVLHIKRGRLAAVGAALGASAVELGGFSSLRRLEPGFAVPLFALSVAALAAGLWEARRPAADRVAAVVGYSMLALSLYVYAAVVAPAFAASLGAQVEVPAGDEAYIRVGLVLAAGAVAGMSLFGVYAVGPRLGAFLPYAVALALGAALTAAGVRPAWESAPYTNFFLVAISASSLAAVYHLAKGKMDRWAKAVHVLSVALLAAVAVSGPFAYNMSYYKLIAAEPGAVVFTLLPWPYPEKVGVVGVSYSLDAGLVEIPPGLYRVAPFNYSAFVERVGGPFSLAGLNYTVVDVGGVKYVVVWGGGEVVGEWGGFPVARVERNGTVVVFPAPLDLMEALSIDPGLVNHVLKCLGNGSRLVPRGAVYWLRVYVDGAAVEVPVRYDLPGDLRGVGGVVVGVGEVYGVIDVNLAAAPPYKLVGDVWWNKATASYAKSLVDMCNVNAAYTAVSFSAGRDLNLTAFVQYLNADDPLWVVAFRPVPLVPAVWALAAGLVAASIVAGRRGR is encoded by the coding sequence ATGGACCTCCTCCACCTAGCCATCCTCGCCTCAGCCCTAGCCCTCTCCCCCCTCCTCAGGCCCCCCGCCGGGCCTGTCCTCTTCATTGCCTCGTTTCTCTACTATCTATACAACTTCGCTAAGGCGCACCCGACGCCGTGGGAGGCGGCCACTGCGGCGCTGGCGAACCCAGCGGGCATTGTGTACCTCCTCGCCCTGCCGTCGGCCGCCTTAGCATTAACAAATCACCGGCTGGCGGCTCGTCTAGCGACGGCGGCCGCGGCCGCCTACCTCCTCGCATCGGCTCCCCCTCTTGAGGCCGGCCCATGGCTTGACCCGAGGTTCTCCTCGCCTTGGGCGCCCCTCTACTACGCGGCCCTCTTCGCCGGGTATGGCCTTATGCTCTCTGGGGCAGTGCACGGGAGGGGCTTCTACGCCGGGTGGGTCTTGGCCTCGGCGGGTCTCCTATTTGGCGCCGTGTGGAGCTACTACACCTTTGGCTGGGGGGGCTACTGGGCGTGGGACCCCGCTCAGACTGCCCACCTCGCGGCGTGGCTTGCGGCCACGGCCGTCTTGCACATCAAGAGGGGACGCCTCGCCGCCGTGGGGGCCGCGCTGGGGGCTTCGGCAGTTGAGCTGGGGGGCTTTTCCTCCCTGCGGCGCCTAGAGCCCGGCTTCGCCGTGCCCCTCTTCGCCCTGTCGGTGGCCGCGCTGGCGGCTGGGCTTTGGGAGGCCAGGAGGCCGGCGGCGGATAGGGTGGCGGCCGTCGTGGGCTACTCCATGCTTGCGCTCTCTCTGTACGTCTACGCCGCGGTGGTCGCCCCGGCCTTCGCGGCGTCGCTCGGCGCCCAGGTGGAGGTACCGGCGGGGGACGAGGCCTATATCAGGGTCGGCCTTGTCCTTGCCGCGGGGGCTGTGGCGGGGATGTCGCTGTTTGGGGTCTACGCGGTGGGGCCTAGGCTTGGGGCATTTCTCCCCTACGCCGTTGCCTTGGCCCTAGGTGCCGCGCTGACGGCGGCTGGGGTGAGGCCAGCGTGGGAGAGCGCGCCTTACACCAACTTCTTCCTCGTCGCCATCTCCGCCTCCTCTCTCGCCGCGGTGTACCACTTGGCCAAGGGCAAGATGGACAGGTGGGCCAAGGCGGTGCACGTCTTGTCCGTCGCCTTGCTAGCGGCGGTGGCGGTATCCGGCCCCTTTGCCTACAACATGTCTTACTACAAACTCATCGCCGCGGAGCCAGGCGCCGTGGTATTCACGCTACTGCCCTGGCCCTACCCGGAGAAGGTGGGGGTGGTGGGTGTTTCCTACTCCCTCGACGCGGGGCTTGTGGAAATTCCGCCGGGGCTGTATAGGGTCGCGCCTTTTAACTATAGCGCCTTTGTGGAAAGGGTGGGCGGCCCCTTCTCTCTTGCGGGGCTGAACTACACTGTGGTGGACGTCGGCGGGGTGAAGTACGTGGTGGTGTGGGGCGGCGGAGAGGTGGTGGGGGAGTGGGGCGGCTTCCCCGTGGCGCGGGTGGAGAGGAACGGCACAGTCGTGGTTTTCCCAGCCCCGCTGGACCTTATGGAGGCCTTGTCCATAGACCCGGGGCTTGTGAACCATGTGCTGAAGTGTCTAGGCAACGGGAGTAGGCTTGTGCCCAGAGGCGCCGTCTACTGGCTGAGGGTGTACGTGGACGGGGCCGCGGTGGAGGTGCCCGTGCGGTACGACCTCCCCGGCGACTTGAGGGGCGTGGGCGGGGTAGTGGTGGGCGTGGGAGAGGTCTACGGAGTCATCGACGTGAACTTGGCCGCGGCCCCTCCATACAAGCTCGTGGGAGACGTGTGGTGGAACAAGGCCACGGCGTCGTACGCCAAGTCGCTTGTAGACATGTGCAACGTCAACGCGGCGTACACCGCGGTGAGTTTCTCCGCCGGACGTGACCTCAACCTAACTGCCTTCGTCCAATACCTCAACGCAGACGACCCCCTCTGGGTAGTGGCCTTTAGGCCTGTGCCACTTGTACCAGCGGTGTGGGCCCTGGCGGCTGG